taagtttattaatagtttatttgttaaccattgataatatattataacttatttattacttgTTATTTCGTAAATGATTTCTATTTTGAACATttgaatgtatttttttaactttcataATATCATCTTTTGCACCATTTTAGATGAGAATTCAAGTAAAAAATCGATTttatagtataaataaaataggtacataattattttcttttatcaGCTGTTTTACAAATTAAAGAAATAACTGTACCATACCTATTTAAAAGTGGTGCATGAAAGAATAAATTATGATTTGGAAATTTAAACCCTGTGGGTTAAATCCACAGGGTTTAATTTTCCAAGAAACAGATAGAGAagcgtacataatattataaactttattataatgtTAATTTAATATATTCTTGTAAAGAATTTGCTATATGTACAGATCCTCGTAGCACTATTTACAAACCTCACTACTAGACACGATTTAGGTTATTTAGGTCCATCAGTCCCTactatagtttttgcatttcacgagggcgagtggctcatgtttgtgtgtaagtcgtatcggtataagtaaggtaaagtaaatgtgtgcgtttgctcgcgactgattggtccgatatgcacgcacacttacgcaatgtatacgacgtaaccacaagtgtACCTACaatacgtggccgaaagtaatgtacatcggcctttagaacgacatttcggcattgcagagcgttgtctctgtcactcatacctaaatgacgttttgtcggtctcaacgacagggacaatgctctacaaatttgctatctccttctaaaggtcgatgtacattacttttggctgcATACTGTATGTAAAGTAATGTAATCAGGGGCAAATCTAGCTCCCTACAATGTGACATATTTAAATATCCgtcttttaaaacaaaacactaACAATCCGTTTGCGATCCGGAATCCTGATGATGTTTTAATTCGAGGGTCCCTATTCCTAAGCCTCCAATGTCCAATCGTCCgtcgtttgtctgtcagcgggatgaATCTCGCGAAGcctaataggtagacagttgaattTTTCACacatgtatttctattgctgttataacaaataaaaatttaaaaatgtgttatttctagtccgagtcgcacttgaccagttttttgttAGTCCTGAGATATACTGGAGCATGACTGGGTCGATTCAAATAAGACCAAAATATAGCCGCTAGGCTGGCGGCtatatgttactcaggaataatgtagctttctactggtaaatgaattttaaaaatttgattattagttccagagattaccccctacaaacaaacttacaaactttacctctttataataatattagtatagattgataGTCTAAAAGTACTGTTATCTTGCTATCAGAAGAAActctgaaaaggatagcactacttttaattaaattttgaattacgagtatatattatatttctaacATAAGTGACAAGTGATATTAATATTGTGCTGTTTGTAAAATGTGTAGCTGGCTTTGTGGCTGTCTGGACATCTTAAACGAAATGATACAAAAGAGAGTAATTATGACTAAAATTTAACTTATATATTAGTGGTTATGGTCCGAACGCACTTGCGCTATGCTGCGCGACGCGACACgtcaaatatagtttatgtgaTGGATAAAGGCGCACTTGAGCGACGCGGCTCGACAAATATACAGTACCCCGCAggaaatattgtgcatcgaccAGAAAGAGTTTAGTCTGTGgttgagacctacaaaacgtcacataggtatgagtgatagatacaacgctctacgaatctgtcgtctattcctctcttattcactgttgtatttttatttttattcatatacaatatacatacgtatattatgtgtatttactttatttaattagtatacCCCTTccgttttctttaatttttattacatcctctaccctaaggttacctggaagagatcgctatgtcagcgataaggccgcctattgtacttgcaaacgtctttgttatatttctattgctttGGTTTTGATGTaacataaagaatatttgactttttttacgaagccgaaatctctttttaaaggttgatgtacaatatttcctaccgGCTACTGTAGTTTATATAActttgtatggagcaaggcgctgcctcgtcgcgcagcgcagcgtgagtgcgtttggacctttaCACGAACAGTCCGTATGGTACAGTCTAGTATGATACAGTTTAGAATATGCGTGAAGCCAGTCGCTTCGGCCGGCGCTGGCACTCCTTCTGTGATTGGTTTATTCTGAAAAATGATGGTTTTTGGCTATGGTTTCTTACTTTACAATTTCATTAAAGTGTTTGCCTACTTTAATGtccagtctaaatatataaaacgaaaaactgactgactgactgacagatctatcaacgcacagctcaaactattggatggacTGGAtttcaagctgaaatttggcacacggATAGCTATGGGAACCTTTTGCTCtccaggataaaaagcagcctatgtccttcccggggatgTCCAAACCTCAGAATCAGTCAAATATATCGGtaatgaaaagctagcagacaaatagACTGTTTCGCATTTGTAACATCAGTAagtggattttttaattagatatTTTTCCTTATTAGCTTCGCAAAGCAAACTTCGATTTTGTTCAGTGGTTTTGAGTCCCTCACTACAATCAGGATTCTAACTTAGAATCACTCGCTACGCCAGTGAAAGAGTCGAGCCGCATTGGTCTACCTGTCAGTCTGTGATGCGACTAGCTGGGCGGGCGGGGCTCGGCGTCCGCCACGATGACCTGCACGACATATCCGGGAGTGATGCGCGCCTCCTCCACCACCAGCTTGTCGCCCAGCAGCTTGCCGCCGTAGAACCAGCGCTGCCGCCACGGCGATATGTTCTCCTGCGCCTGAACACAACACTACCAGTTACAACAGTttataaactaattattataaatataaatctctGACAGCTTGAGTATGCTTGACTAGTTTCCAAACTCTCCAGGGTCCTTTTCCAAAGAGCATCTGCTCACGACGCCTAGGAGACTGCAGTCTCAAAGCAGAGACAGACTAGTGGTTACCTAGACGTAAGCCTCAATTCTCCTATTTGATCCGGCGTTGGATCCTAGTTGACTATGACATAaaccttctcatactgagagatGAGGAGTAGTAGATGAAATACAGCTACAGAATCGGTAGTGCTCCACATCTCACCATACTCACATGCAACTTGGCCTTGCAGTGTGCGATGGTATGCCTCGCACACACGGGCAGATCCAGGTCGGGGCCTCCGGTGGACAGCCGCAGGCGCAGCGCCAGCGCCGCGCCGCCGTCCACGGGCTCCGAGCACTCCGCCGGCGAGTCGCGCCCGCTGGCTTCCTTCACCATGTTTATCGGGGCCGATAAGCAGTATATTGgtacctaaaaaaattaaataggaaAGAAATTGCATGTAAGAACAAATTCTTTTTTGAGGTTCAAAACCGGCCAAATCCGACTCAGACTCATGcaccgagcgttccgtactacaatcgtatttgtttcgacaatttgcacaataaatcaaaaactattatgcataaaaataaataaaaatctgttttagaatgtacaggtaaagtccttttatatgataccccacttgatatagttacttatgTTGAAAGCTgttgataatactaattatttgttcatgaacacatttttgtttttttattgatgtaaccacaagttcctgtagctgtgatagcctagtgattaggacgtccaccttctaatcggaggtcgagggttcaatcccgggcacgcacctctaacttttcagagttatctgcgttttaaattaattaaatatcacttgctttaacggtgaaggaaaacgtgaggaaacctgcatgcctgagagttctccataatgttctcaaaggtgtatgaagtctaccaatccacacatggccagggtggtagactatggccaaaacccttctcactctgagacgagacccgtgctctgtagtgagccggtgatggggtgatcatgatgatatgatgatgaaccacaagttcacaattttcagatttttctccttatgtgtgctaaaagacctacctacctgccaaatttcatgattgtatgtcaacgggaagtaccacgggtttctggacagacagacagacaacaaagtgttccttttttcctttagcagtacgaaaccctaaaaattatcttAACATACAGTAATTTACACTGAGACCCTTGCTGTATATGAGCagtgattttgattttgaacgAATTGACtgtgaaaattcaaattttctcAATCAATTCGTTATAATATGAGTTTCATTCACAAGAAAGGTTCTATAAATATTGTAGTATAACATGTTTATTGTTTATCCATGGAATAAGTAAGCCCACTGGGCATAGCCAGGGCGGCGTTaacttatatgtatgtataatataaaatataagtaacactatacaaatatatatttatttaaaaataattatatatatatacgggATAATTTATTATCccaatattaaaataagttttaagtaaataagagTTCAATTAAAACTGAATCATTGAAAGAATCAGAACAATGAAAGGAGTTAAAATGAaggtcataatataaatacaagctcatattttatgataattttCATTGTATTGATCAGACAATtatttaacttttcagagctttaagcagtaaatatcacttgctttaatagtaAAGGAAAACACAGTGCAGAAACCAatatgcctcagagttctccataattatgatttattatgatttattaaaataacataattatttatgttaaataataataatgttttcaaatgacaatggccaaacccttcccattctgagaggagagatatgctcagtagtgagcctgcgatgggttagttatgatgataatgatgacctGCTGCAGCCCCCATGTCACTGTGTTGAATGTGTGCAAATGTTTCTTTATGGTGGTCTATGTTATCAAGACCATATGAAGAAGTTTCTTTTAAGCAGTAAGCAGtgttttatgcctctatgaccagcATGTCTCTGATTGTATCTACTCCTAACTCAAgctgtacctacatttattttgtTGGAAGTTGCAAAGGGGAATATTACTTATATTGATCATGTTAATCAAATATACCTGGTATCTGGTTCCCCATTCATCATAGCACTCAGTGAGGTATCCGTTAGGCACTGACACACTGGCACCGTCCAAGATCGCCTGAGCGAGCTGGAAGTCCGTGGCCTCGgccgccaccgccgccgcccgcAGCGCGTCCCAGATCTCCTTCCGACCTTCGAAAGCGGGAGCAGTGTCCCAAAATTCATCGCGTTTACTCCGCAACTGACCCTCGGTCAAAGGCACGTCGGATTTCCACCGTATTGTCTCATGGCACAGCGATTGGTTCTTCCGTAAACCGCCTAAAACAAAGGCAaatatttagttaagtttaaGGCGAGTCTCCACGGCGAAAGAAAGGCCGAAATGGTCAAAATGATCGAATGACCTACCCGAATTAGGCCGTGACACAGTACCCGATGAATCCTCGATGGGCCCGCTTCTACTCCTAGTTATTCCGATGCAGCCACCCATATTATTTACATTCTACATTCACCCATTTATAcgatatttacaaaaatataatttttaacaaataacatttttatcGCCTGTCCCACTCCTGTCAAAAAGATAGCTGTATATGTTTTGTTATTGCAAATTGGCTAGGCAAACGTCATTGtaagaattttaataaaatatttttctcacTTATTAGAATAATTGTAAGATAGCTgaatttcctttttttattgaaaGAATTTTACTAAAAAACCTTTTAATTAATGGGTTAATTGAGTCTCAATAACACTTTTATGAATGCTAAACTATTTGTCActtttaataattaaacaaaacgCTTTTTATTAGTTATCTAAgctgtcaaaagtcaaaacctaTAAAGTTGCCAGCTTAGTACTTTAGTACTCCATCAAgtaaatttttgataattttattcatgcTTAATATTTGCCTTTAGTGCCTAGCGCGAAATCTTGTGCATTTTTAAGCTGTAATTGCTATTTCTCTTCTGAATAAATactgaaatgaaaattaaaagtgAAAAAGGGCGAAAAATGCTCTGCAAAGTAGAAAGTGCATTTTTTGAGGTAGGGTTAGtgcattttttgaaaaaagttgGCAGCACTGCTTTGCGAAAACGTCAAggcaaattcaaaaatattttaaatatctcCGTTTTAAAACAAACCAAACAAAAAGAAATTAGATCTAAACAAATACAGTCAGTTTAAGAtgttaaataattgttttagtGTTGTAAATTATAGAGTTACTAATGTAAGTGCGTGTGTAACTTTAAGTTTAAAGGTTAACTCAAACACTCAAAAGTTGCCTTTATTATTgcttagttagttagttattaaAACAGATTATGGATTGATTAAAGACCAATGCTTATCTAATGCCATAAACTGGCTAAAAGTGCTATGTGATTTcgatattatttacttatgatTAAACTTTGTgattagatatttttttgttaggtTTGTGAAGTACAGCtaccaataaaaatatgttttcgttATAGGCCGAGCCGACAGCATACTATGTCTCGGAATTCATATCACAAGAAGAGGAAAAGTACATCTTATCAAACATCTATGCTTCACCAAAACCAAAATGGACGCAATTATCTAACAGGAGATTACAGAATTGGGGTGGAGTCCCTCACAATAAGGGCATGATAGCTGAGGAAATACCACAATGGCTGCAAAAATACCTAAACAGTATACATTCTTTGAATCTAATGGCTGGAAATAAGCCTAACCATGTTCTAGTTAATGAATACTTACCTGGACAAGGAATCTTACCTCATTTAGATGGGTCTTTATTCTACCCAACCATAACTACTATATCTGTAGCATCACACACAGTTCTTAAGTTCCTAGAACCTATGTCTGCTGAAAACGCTGTGTTGAAACCTGTTTTCTCATTCCTATTGGAACCAAGAAGTCTATTAGTTCTAAAAGATAAactatttgattattatttacatagtatTGAAGAGATAAAAGAGGATTGTCTAGATGATTCTATTGTTAATTTAAACATGTGttctaataaatatgttaaggGTGTAACAGTGCCTCGTGAAACAAGGATTTCTCTGACAATAAGACATGTGCCTAAAACTACAAGCTTTAAGATTAATATTGGCAATAAAAGATGATGAAATGTAACAAATACTATGAAGATGACGTAGTGGTTGAAAATATCTGACAGATAAAATTATCTATAGATTACATGCAGGTGATAGAATAGAATCCTACTTGAAATGACTACAGCATAATATGCTAAAGAATGGATAAGCTAAAACTACTTGCTAAAAgctactaaataaaataataagttaatGCCCACCATACATTTTGTTGCTATGAGTAAACATGGAGATAGGTATGATTATAAGAAAAGAGTGCTAGAATAAAAGTTTCCTATATAATTTGGAATTGACACATAGGTACTTTATGGTAAAATAAGTTTGCTCTGTGACTTTCTTCTTAGGAAAGGCAGAATGTGGAACAGGAAACTatcaaaacttcaattttaaaGGTGGGTCTACGCTAGATGAACCGAGCACGAGCGAAGCACTAGCGGAGCCGTTCTCGGCTTCGTCGTTCGCGGCGTCAAGTGTGGACGTACAACGATCCTACAATGATCACTGTCCTCGATCACTGCGGGCGTGAAGCAAATCCCTTTGTGTTCGTCAAAAAACCGACAACAGGCGGAACGCAGCCGAGCACGAACGAAATGCTTGCAGCGCGCTCGTTCGAGGCTTGTAAGTCGCTCCACACAAGACGAATTGTGTCCAGCTCGTGCTCGGTTCGCCAAGTGTAGACCCaccttaagtttttttaaatatttatcatcatcactgCAAGCATGGGTCAATACAGTCacacatttgcatttataatattagtatagtttaatttttatcatctaaagtttttatgataaaaataaactatacttAAGATTCTAAACTATTGTACAAAAATATGaagcatatttaaattttataaacattAGAAAAAATGCACaggataatatttttataggcaacttttttgtaaatatacttTAATTATGTATAAACTTTATGTACAATGAAATTCTACATTCAAAATACACTTTTAATAAAACCAATCTAGTaggcataatttttttattgcaaaccCCACTTTTTGTACCCTTTTTTGaattgaatattatttttataatggtttttagtaaattatttcCACATGTGAATACGTTTCGTAGCAGAATAAATTCTAGTAGAATACTCTTAAGAGTGAGGAACTGCAGCGGAGATGCTGGGAGTGGTTGTGTTGAAAAAACTGGAGACACGGAAAAATTGGATGAGGGACAGGTGACTGGTGGAGAGGGGAATAAGGTGCtaaatttcatcatttaatATTGTATCATCACaccaagctgtgatagtctagtggttaagacgtcggcctcctattcaggagatCGGCGGGGTGACTACGTAAAACTGTTGCCGTAGCGAGAGCAGTGCGACaacagtagcaatgcgacagttcatttgctgtcttcttcaaagtcaaagtcaaagtcaaatgatttattcaaaataggtaataaattactcgtattgatggtctggtatggtgttagatttgtaagatatagtggtgataaattacgcaaacttaaaactaacttcTTATTTGGCTTTGTGGCTTTTGCTGTCTCTCTAGcggctgttacgtgtgacgtttgacagcaatgatagcGAGATTTACGCcggtcgcgagatacgtaatcactcagcgggggttcgatcccgagcactcactttaaatttttcggaaatatgtgcgtttttattaattaaatatttgtttgcttcaacggtgaagcaAAATATCTTGaggcctgcatgcctgagagttctccataatgttctcaaaggtgtgtgaagtctaccaatctgcacatggtcagcgtacactatggccaaaacccttctcactctgagaggagacctgtgctctgtagtgagccggcgatgggttgttcatgatgatttAATTATTTCAGAGTGGTCTCGTGCTCGGCGTGTACGCGTCTGGCGATAAGTTGGAGCTGACCGCGGCCGCTGAAGAAGTCGACCAGAAGAGTGGCGGCAAGCTGTGCAGATACttgaatgagtacgtatttagttttaagtttacgttcTTACGTacggctgttcgacttgtggacgatcccaaactaaccggctcgctagaaagcctggagcaccgcagagacgttagctctctatgcgtgttctatcgcctgtataatggggagtgctctgaagagctttttgacctcatttttctacaaccgcaccgcgcgccaccgtaaggaatttcaccctcaccacctgggtgtctggtgcacttcgaccgtccgctgtgccagacaAACTGTGGAACCACGCGGtgtagattacaacatgggtttattcaaggggcggaccaacaaattcctaaaaggccggcgacgcattggcggtttctctggtgctgcaaatattcatgggtggcggtaatcacttaacatcaggtgacccgcctgctcgtttgctcgctatctctataaaaaaagcctaattaatttatttatgtattgtatttatcttccacaattgacaatcaaaaagagtaccatcatgacatcatgatcaacccatcgccggctcactacagagcacgggtctcctctcagagtgagaagggatttggccattgtctaccacgctggtcaagtgtagattggtagacttcacacacctttgttaacattatggagaactcaggcatgcaggtttcctcacgatgtttttcttcaccgttaaagcaagtgatattttattaataaaacgcaaatgactccgaaaagttagaggtgcgtgcccggaatcgaacccccgacctccgattagaaggcggacgtcctaaccactaagctatcacagctttgacACACTTCCAAATTTgtagtattagtatggactaggttatgcacgcgacttcgcccgcgttgaaatttcaaacctctatgtTACCTctattttaggggttgaattttttaaaaaacctttattaTTGGATGTCTATgtgataatagctatatgcatgcgaAGCATCAggccaatctgtccagtagtttgagctgtgctcaGTCAGAGATtagacagtcagtcagctttcccttttatttatttagaagtatgtttttttttaatttatagactagcgtttggctgcaatgagacctgcggggtgattcgctaactcagtttcttaCACTGCATGATAGCCATGGAGCTCATTTTTtgatccgttgaaggttttctacgaaaaaacatTTTcgtatcacccagtgaagcagcaatgtagaaccaaccaacctcggtggttatcgtttagtgttagacactgagttagcgaattacCTAGcaggtggcaagtgatgatgcagcctaagatggggcgcgtttgcctagaagatggctATTCACTTTTGGCTTGtgggtacccatattataattggagggaaaaaATTGATGcaggaagggtgttccaaatcttagcggttctaattagaaatgaggaatcctaatcctaaatcctaataatattatataactgtgaaagtgtggatgttttgatgtttgttactcaatcacgcaaaaactactggacagatttggctgaaattcgaaattgaaatagattataccctggattaacacataggctactttttatcgcgaaaaatcaaagagttctagcgggatttcgaaaaactcgcgggcatcaactagttgtATATAATATGGATTGTGTTCAGGATATCCTGTCAGCTGAGGCTGGGCAAGGCGTTGGTGGTGACGGATGTGGTGCCGGAGTTCGGCCCGGTGGCGCTGTGTTCGCTGGGCAACAAGGACCCCGGGTACAACGCTCTGGAAGATCTGGACGAGACGCGGGTGAGACGATACGTAACCTACAATACCTACGTAACGTATGTTACATAAAAGCAGGAATGATAACTTTGataagttttagggttccgtaccccaaaaggaaaaacggaacccttataggatcactttgttgtctgtctgtctgtatttcgtatcaagaaacctatagggtacttcccgttgacctagaatcatgaatcttgcaggaaggtaggtcttatagcagatatgaggggaaacatctgaaaccagtgaatttgtggttacttcacaagaaaaaaattagaatgtgttcatgaacaacaaATGAATGAATGTGTTTTTTACTTGCCTACCtacattcatttataattttatatatatataataattgcgtttttacctactaaatataagttttaaaatatcctacatttggttcaatgttgttagttataagtattgttatttagcttttaataagatatgtgtgacgtgtagatacctaatgttaacggcggtatacggaaaaactcaatcttcgagtttatgattctacctgaatttgtgtaacctgtaaatattttttcttaaataaatatatttttattattattattattaacaaatattattatttcaactttcgaagtaagattccagtaccaagtagggtatcatattatatgaaagggctttacttgtacattctaaaaaagatttttatttatttttagacatatataatagtttttgatttatcgtgcaaaatgttgataaaatacgattgtagtagcaccctcagtgcgcgagtttcttggccgactcgcacttggccggtttttattctaTACCTTAAAAGGCGTTGCGAATGCGTCATCAAAAAAGTCAATATTAGCGTTAAGATTTGACGAAGACGTCGGAAAACTAGcacaaagattcaaagattctttatttgcggaaacattttacaacgagatgttattacataaaattgtccagtagaaatgtttcgccttaaatattaggcatgcaaaacaattagtaaacctagtaaaacaataactataagtaatttgacgcacgttgtctttgtctatgttaaaattcaaaatttaaaaatgtctaagttgaaaaaaaatcgttaatgttatataatgtcttgtctattaaaaaatcatgcaatttattcttaaatttatttatattattactatggTACATATACTCGGCTTGAAGATGGTTTAGCCTGTTTAGTGTGGTCCAGGAGAACGTGCGCGTGATGGTGGGCGCGGGGGTGCAGGCGTTGTCGCAGCGCGGCTGTGGGCGCATCGCAGTGGAGGGCGCGGCCGCCGTGGACGCCGCCGCCGAGGCCGCTCATCTGGCGGCCTGGAGGTAGCCACCataaccacagttcacgacagttagggaacttctaaccaAACGTCgtggcttcacctacactggcaggcgtcaaatgtttctctcagtcgcatccgatatccgggatcctgagtcgtcttatacttgacgcgtacggcaccgctgggttttttagtgggtatgctgatggcggttaaaaaaaaaccgcgagtgagtcccacatacccgcccttgtgcggcatgcctaatagcatttttaccagcggaaaaaaaaaggcgtcaaatgttacctacatttgacgctaagTAGACttatgaaacgactaggttactttgatttcacgtcacccatagcctatAATAAGTATTTGTCAGACCATCGATTCAGGATcgaaccgagagt
The Maniola hyperantus chromosome 11, iAphHyp1.2, whole genome shotgun sequence DNA segment above includes these coding regions:
- the LOC117986715 gene encoding alpha-ketoglutarate-dependent dioxygenase alkB homolog 6 encodes the protein MLNNCFSVVNYRVTNAEPTAYYVSEFISQEEEKYILSNIYASPKPKWTQLSNRRLQNWGGVPHNKGMIAEEIPQWLQKYLNSIHSLNLMAGNKPNHVLVNEYLPGQGILPHLDGSLFYPTITTISVASHTVLKFLEPMSAENAVLKPVFSFLLEPRSLLVLKDKLFDYYLHSIEEIKEDCLDDSIVNLNMCSNKYVKGVTVPRETRISLTIRHVPKTTSFKINIGNKR
- the LOC117986320 gene encoding ubiquitin domain-containing protein 1, whose product is MGGCIGITRSRSGPIEDSSGTVSRPNSGGLRKNQSLCHETIRWKSDVPLTEGQLRSKRDEFWDTAPAFEGRKEIWDALRAAAVAAEATDFQLAQAILDGASVSVPNGYLTECYDEWGTRYQVPIYCLSAPINMVKEASGRDSPAECSEPVDGGAALALRLRLSTGGPDLDLPVCARHTIAHCKAKLHAQENISPWRQRWFYGGKLLGDKLVVEEARITPGYVVQVIVADAEPRPPS